From a single Meles meles chromosome 21, mMelMel3.1 paternal haplotype, whole genome shotgun sequence genomic region:
- the LOC123933495 gene encoding transport and Golgi organization protein 1 homolog produces MEKYRQQVEEMQDQLQETELTFSQKITVQERNALANWMKARDWERRLVQQSRENAYLKYRLCMMEGEMLPVGSMRCEQMLGKPELQKPVWQAPRLVPRMNSSTSPQGDPEMPTVGRGVRVFPHCLGPLRFTLPHGVECTRLPSSSSISTVVDMGASATPRSSTTWPSVPNRSLWNSRGQ; encoded by the exons atggagaagtaTAG ACAACAAGTGGAAGAAATGCAAGATCAGCTGCAAGAGACTGAGCTCACCTTCAGTCAAAAG ATCACAGTTCAGGAGAGGAATGCTCTGGCTAACTGG ATGAAGGCtcgggattgggagaggaggttagtgcagcagagcagggagaacGCCTACCTGAAATACAG ACTATGCATGATGGAAGGGGAGATGCTGCCTGTGGGATCCATGAGGTGCGAACAGATGTTGGGAAAGCCTGAGTTGCAGAAGCCTGTGTGGCAAG CACCTAGACTGGTTCCCAGGATGAACAGCAGCACCAGCCCTCAAGGGGACCCAGAGATGCCTACG GTCGGTAGAGGTGTGAGAGTGTTTCCTCATTGCCTAGGGCCCCTCCGTTTTACCCTACCACATGGGGTGGAATGTACCAGGCTTCCCTCTTCCTCATCCATCTCCACAGTGGTGGACATGGGGGCCTCAGCCACACCTCGTTCCTCCACCACATG GCCTTCGGTCCCAAACAGAAGCCTGTGGAACTCAAGGGGACAATAG